One window of Vibrio sinaloensis genomic DNA carries:
- a CDS encoding [formate-C-acetyltransferase]-activating enzyme, translating into MTSFAEPHMSCNSEPNDQASSGRIFNIQRYSLHDGTGIRTVVFFKGCPLSCPWCANPESRSHRTTYLRRTSKCIDCETCAMDVDECPSGAWEQVGTNMTLDEVIAEVTKDDVFFNTSNGGITLSGGEVLTQPKFAIELLSKLKAMGFRTAIETSGHGNTKQLLKIGQSCDEVLFDFKIMDPQRAKTVIGINLELVLNNFRQLVEQGTNVVPRLPLIPGYTLDLINTDRVLNFLRPFNLNEIHLLPFHQYGANKYQTLGMEYLLEDVPVPSKTEVESIRQHVAAQGYHVIIGG; encoded by the coding sequence ATGACATCATTCGCCGAACCGCACATGAGCTGTAATTCAGAACCAAACGATCAAGCGAGCAGCGGCCGGATATTCAATATCCAGCGCTACTCGCTACACGACGGCACTGGTATCCGTACCGTCGTGTTCTTTAAAGGCTGCCCATTAAGCTGCCCATGGTGTGCTAACCCAGAATCGCGTTCGCACCGGACCACTTACCTGCGCCGAACATCCAAGTGTATTGATTGTGAAACCTGTGCCATGGATGTCGATGAGTGTCCAAGTGGCGCTTGGGAGCAAGTCGGGACAAATATGACCTTGGATGAAGTGATTGCTGAGGTGACCAAAGATGACGTTTTCTTCAACACTTCAAATGGCGGCATTACTTTGTCAGGTGGCGAAGTGTTAACTCAGCCTAAGTTTGCTATTGAGTTACTCAGCAAATTGAAGGCTATGGGATTTAGAACCGCTATTGAAACCTCGGGACACGGTAACACGAAGCAACTGCTTAAAATTGGTCAGTCGTGTGATGAAGTGCTGTTCGACTTTAAAATCATGGACCCACAACGGGCCAAAACCGTGATTGGGATTAATCTGGAACTGGTTTTAAACAACTTCCGCCAATTGGTAGAACAAGGGACGAACGTCGTCCCTCGCCTACCCCTTATCCCAGGTTACACCCTAGACCTCATTAACACTGACCGGGTGCTCAACTTCTTACGCCCGTTCAATCTTAACGAAATTCATTTGCTGCCATTTCATCAATATGGCGCAAACAAATACCAAACCTTGGGGATGGAGTATCTACTCGAAGACGTTCCGGTTCCGAGTAAAACAGAGGTGGAAAGCATACGCCAACACGTTGCGGCACAAGGCTACCACGTCATCATTGGAGGATAA
- a CDS encoding formate C-acetyltransferase — MSTPRIERLKSALFESQREISLERALLYTQSHKTTEGEHTLIRRAKATAYVLDNVEISIREDELIAGNRTVKARAGIASPEMDPYWIEKELDIFATRPQDKFFISEQDKAVYRDELLAYWSERSMKDFINSQIPSEVKDAVAQKIFSVNQTDKGQGHIIIDFDRLLEHGLGSLLDEMQGLALSNPDNEFYQSVVLLLEASIRHIYRYADLAQNMAEACDDVERKAELVKIANISQKIATRKPQGFYEACQLFWYMNIVLQYESNASSLSLGRFDQYMMPFYQASIDAGESPAFLKELLESLWIKTNDIVLLRSSGSAKFFAGFPTGYTILLGGLTDTGKSAVNPLSSLCLDAYQSVQLPQPNLGVRVNEFIDRGFLMKTAETIRLGTGIPQIFNDEVVVPAFLNRGVSLEDSRDYSVVGCVELSIPGKTYGLHDIAMFNLLKVMELTMQRNQDNPDISFDNLVEQIRTDIKHYVKLMVEGSNICDVGHRDWAPVPLLSSFIRDCIENGKDITYGGARYNFSGVQGIGIANLSDSLQALKRFVFEEQRLSFAQFIDVLNANFDVPEGDKIRTRLMNKYEKYGNDIDEVDNLGAELLRLFCKEVEKYDNPRGGQFTPGSYTVSAHVPLGAVVGATADGRLAGEQLADGGLSPMLGKDQLGPTAVLKSVSKLDNYLLSNGSLLNVKFTPATLEGQTGLSKLSDFLRAFMKLKLQHVQFNVLNAETLKAAQQKPEDYAGLVVRVAGYSAFFVELSKEIQDDIIRRTAHEL, encoded by the coding sequence ATGAGCACCCCAAGAATTGAACGCCTCAAGTCAGCACTGTTTGAATCACAACGTGAAATCTCACTTGAGCGCGCATTGCTTTACACACAAAGTCATAAAACAACCGAAGGTGAACACACGCTTATTCGTCGTGCAAAAGCCACCGCTTATGTTCTCGATAATGTCGAAATTTCTATCCGTGAAGATGAGTTGATTGCCGGTAACCGAACAGTGAAAGCACGTGCAGGTATTGCCTCTCCAGAGATGGACCCATACTGGATTGAGAAAGAGCTCGATATCTTCGCTACTCGCCCTCAAGATAAGTTTTTTATCTCAGAACAAGATAAAGCCGTTTACCGTGACGAGCTACTGGCTTACTGGTCAGAACGTTCAATGAAAGATTTCATCAACTCGCAAATCCCATCTGAAGTTAAAGATGCCGTGGCGCAAAAAATCTTTAGCGTCAACCAAACAGATAAAGGCCAAGGCCATATCATCATAGACTTTGATCGTTTGCTAGAACACGGCTTAGGTTCACTGCTGGATGAGATGCAAGGCCTAGCGTTAAGTAACCCAGACAATGAGTTCTATCAATCTGTGGTGCTATTGCTGGAAGCCTCTATTCGTCATATCTATCGATACGCTGATCTTGCGCAGAACATGGCAGAAGCGTGTGATGATGTGGAGCGCAAAGCAGAACTCGTTAAGATCGCTAATATTTCTCAGAAAATCGCTACCAGGAAGCCGCAAGGTTTCTACGAGGCCTGTCAGCTATTTTGGTACATGAACATTGTTCTGCAATACGAATCTAATGCAAGTTCTCTATCTTTAGGTCGCTTTGACCAGTACATGATGCCGTTCTATCAAGCATCTATTGATGCAGGAGAATCTCCGGCATTCCTAAAAGAGCTATTAGAAAGTCTATGGATTAAAACCAACGATATCGTTCTGCTACGCTCTTCTGGCAGTGCTAAGTTCTTCGCAGGTTTCCCTACCGGTTACACCATCTTACTTGGCGGACTAACTGACACAGGTAAAAGTGCGGTTAACCCACTATCTAGCCTATGTTTAGACGCATATCAAAGCGTACAGCTACCACAACCAAACCTTGGTGTACGTGTTAATGAGTTCATTGACCGTGGCTTCTTAATGAAAACTGCTGAAACCATTCGTTTAGGTACCGGTATCCCGCAAATCTTCAACGATGAAGTCGTCGTTCCTGCCTTCTTGAACCGTGGTGTTTCACTGGAAGACTCGCGTGATTACTCAGTTGTTGGTTGCGTTGAATTATCTATCCCAGGTAAGACTTACGGCCTGCATGACATCGCGATGTTCAACCTGCTCAAAGTGATGGAACTCACCATGCAGCGCAATCAGGATAATCCAGATATCAGCTTTGATAACTTGGTTGAGCAGATTCGCACTGACATCAAACACTACGTAAAACTCATGGTCGAAGGCTCAAACATCTGTGATGTTGGCCACCGTGACTGGGCTCCAGTGCCTCTACTATCATCATTCATTCGCGACTGTATCGAGAACGGCAAAGACATCACTTACGGCGGCGCGCGCTATAACTTCTCTGGTGTGCAAGGTATTGGTATTGCCAACCTATCAGATTCACTACAAGCATTAAAACGCTTTGTTTTTGAAGAGCAACGTCTGAGTTTTGCTCAATTTATCGACGTGCTAAACGCCAACTTCGATGTTCCTGAAGGTGACAAGATTCGCACTCGCCTAATGAACAAGTACGAGAAGTATGGCAACGATATTGATGAGGTTGACAACCTAGGTGCTGAGCTTCTACGCCTTTTCTGTAAAGAGGTAGAGAAGTATGACAACCCGCGCGGTGGTCAGTTTACTCCGGGCTCTTACACCGTTTCAGCGCACGTACCGCTAGGTGCTGTTGTTGGCGCGACTGCAGATGGCCGTTTAGCTGGAGAACAACTCGCAGATGGCGGCCTGTCACCTATGCTGGGTAAGGATCAACTTGGCCCTACGGCAGTACTGAAATCAGTAAGCAAACTAGACAATTACCTACTTTCGAACGGCAGCCTACTCAACGTTAAGTTCACGCCTGCCACCCTAGAAGGTCAAACGGGACTAAGCAAACTGTCTGACTTCTTGCGCGCGTTTATGAAGCTAAAACTTCAACACGTTCAGTTCAACGTGCTCAATGCGGAAACGCTAAAAGCAGCGCAGCAAAAACCTGAAGATTACGCGGGCCTGGTGGTTCGTGTCGCGGGCTACAGCGCATTCTTTGTTGAATTATCGAAAGAGATTCAAGATGACATCATTCGCCGAACCGCACATGAGCTGTAA
- a CDS encoding PTS fructose transporter subunit EIIC: protein MNDLITILKDTRRHLMTGVSHMIPFVVAGGILLAASVMMYGEGAVPEEGTWLHDLFFIGVAGFQLMVPILAAYIGYSIADRSALAPSAIAAFIGANMYNTGFFGAIFAGLLGGIVVFYLKKIKVPAFARSIMPIFVIPIIGTFITAGAIVWGIGEPIGAATASLTDFLKSMQNESIVVLAIIMGCMIAFDMGGPVNKVAYAFVILCVGEGIYNVAGISSVAVAVPSIGMGLATFINKKLYDSSEQEAGRASILMGTMGITEGAIPFAAGDPLRVIPSIMIGTAAGAVTAAVIGVESYAAWGGLIVLPVVEGRVGFIAALAVGSIVTALLVNFLKARRPVLEESKEESNDLDLDIKIG from the coding sequence ATGAATGATTTAATCACAATTTTGAAGGACACCAGAAGACATCTGATGACTGGTGTATCTCATATGATCCCATTTGTGGTAGCTGGCGGTATCCTACTTGCTGCGTCAGTTATGATGTATGGTGAAGGTGCCGTTCCAGAAGAAGGGACATGGTTACACGATCTATTCTTCATCGGTGTGGCGGGTTTCCAACTCATGGTGCCAATCCTAGCTGCTTATATCGGCTACTCCATCGCAGACCGTTCAGCGCTAGCTCCTTCTGCCATCGCCGCTTTTATTGGCGCTAACATGTACAACACTGGCTTCTTCGGTGCGATCTTCGCAGGTCTACTTGGTGGTATCGTCGTCTTCTACTTGAAGAAGATAAAAGTACCCGCTTTTGCTCGCTCCATCATGCCTATCTTTGTTATTCCAATCATAGGTACCTTTATTACAGCAGGCGCTATTGTATGGGGTATTGGTGAGCCAATTGGTGCAGCAACAGCTTCGCTAACTGACTTCCTAAAGAGCATGCAGAATGAAAGCATCGTGGTACTTGCTATCATCATGGGTTGTATGATCGCTTTCGATATGGGTGGGCCGGTCAACAAAGTCGCTTATGCATTCGTTATCTTGTGTGTCGGCGAAGGCATCTACAACGTCGCGGGTATCTCTTCAGTAGCCGTAGCGGTTCCTTCTATCGGTATGGGCTTAGCAACCTTCATCAACAAGAAACTCTACGACTCAAGTGAGCAAGAAGCAGGTCGCGCATCAATCCTAATGGGTACTATGGGTATCACTGAAGGTGCAATCCCATTCGCCGCCGGCGACCCACTACGTGTTATCCCATCAATCATGATCGGTACCGCAGCAGGTGCAGTAACGGCAGCAGTAATCGGTGTGGAGAGCTACGCAGCTTGGGGTGGCCTAATTGTTCTACCCGTTGTTGAAGGTCGCGTCGGATTTATTGCAGCGCTAGCCGTCGGTTCAATCGTCACTGCGCTATTGGTTAACTTCCTAAAGGCACGTCGCCCGGTGCTTGAAGAGTCAAAAGAAGAATCTAACGACTTAGACCTAGATATCAAAATCGGTTAA
- a CDS encoding transaldolase family protein: MIYMLDTADLKAIRKAVDLYPLAGVTTNPSIIAKENRPLKEILLDIRECIGEERMLHAQVMGKDAETMLEEAKALKTFDNNIIVKVPATPQGIKAMKLIHAEGIRITATAILTPQQALMAAVAGAEFLAPYVNRLDNICSDGVNVAAEMVALIDTYDLNAKVLGASFKNVQQVHQLSLVGAHSVTIAPDVFDQLLVHPLTDSGVAGFVADWEEVYGKDTTVLDVL; this comes from the coding sequence ATGATTTACATGCTAGATACCGCAGACCTTAAAGCAATTCGCAAAGCGGTCGATCTTTACCCTTTGGCTGGGGTAACGACTAACCCATCCATTATCGCTAAAGAGAACCGCCCTCTCAAAGAGATCCTTTTGGATATCCGTGAGTGTATTGGTGAAGAGCGTATGCTACATGCCCAGGTGATGGGTAAAGACGCAGAGACAATGCTTGAAGAAGCTAAAGCTCTGAAAACGTTTGATAACAACATCATCGTAAAAGTGCCAGCAACTCCTCAGGGCATCAAAGCGATGAAACTTATCCACGCAGAGGGCATTCGTATCACCGCAACGGCTATTCTTACGCCTCAGCAAGCGCTAATGGCAGCGGTTGCTGGCGCAGAGTTTCTAGCTCCTTACGTAAACCGTCTAGACAACATCTGTAGCGATGGTGTGAATGTCGCGGCTGAGATGGTGGCACTGATCGACACTTATGACTTGAATGCCAAAGTTCTCGGTGCATCATTTAAAAACGTGCAGCAAGTTCATCAATTGTCTCTAGTAGGCGCACACTCTGTAACGATTGCACCAGACGTATTTGACCAACTGTTGGTTCATCCACTGACAGACTCGGGTGTTGCAGGCTTTGTTGCAGATTGGGAAGAGGTTTATGGGAAAGATACCACGGTGCTAGACGTACTATAG
- the manA gene encoding mannose-6-phosphate isomerase, class I, which translates to MSIYKLSNVIQTYDWGSLTSLNEMFNIENPQHSPQAEMWMGTHPRGCSKVADKGIALSELVVEDTPNMLGRYTAMRFGELPYLLKVIAADSPLSIQVHPSKTKAEQGFQREEQLGIPIDASNRNYKDDNHKPELVYALTFFLALNGFRPISEIISLFKELNLHSINTILQSLLAQPNESGLKGFFKHIMTLSGQDKQQALAELNSALTRPAKSRLAREAFHTIKKLSEHYQDDVGLFAPLLLNIIELAPGEAMFLHAETPHAYLSGTALEIMANSDNVLRAGLTSKHIDTVELLNNVTFTSTPTSSLILAPVEKASRLSYPVPVDDFCFDIVSSTESAQTLYVRSAEVLFCLDGEVLIETPQSSISLIKGESAFISNDSLCYKLSQTGTLARAYN; encoded by the coding sequence ATGTCGATATATAAGCTTAGCAACGTCATTCAAACCTATGATTGGGGTAGCCTCACTTCTCTCAATGAGATGTTTAATATCGAAAACCCCCAACACTCACCGCAAGCAGAAATGTGGATGGGAACTCATCCTAGAGGGTGTTCAAAAGTCGCAGACAAAGGTATCGCGTTGAGTGAGTTAGTGGTCGAAGACACTCCGAACATGCTTGGACGCTACACCGCAATGCGTTTTGGCGAATTGCCATATCTACTTAAAGTCATCGCGGCCGATTCACCACTCTCTATCCAAGTTCATCCTAGCAAAACAAAGGCAGAGCAGGGCTTTCAGCGCGAAGAACAGCTAGGAATTCCTATCGATGCCAGCAACCGAAACTATAAAGATGACAACCACAAACCAGAGTTGGTTTACGCACTGACCTTTTTTCTTGCCCTGAATGGGTTTAGACCGATTTCAGAGATCATCTCTTTGTTTAAAGAGCTCAACCTCCATTCGATTAATACAATATTGCAATCATTGCTCGCTCAGCCAAATGAGAGCGGTTTGAAAGGCTTCTTCAAGCACATCATGACATTGTCGGGACAGGATAAACAACAGGCATTAGCAGAACTAAACTCTGCCCTGACACGGCCCGCCAAAAGTCGACTGGCAAGAGAAGCATTTCACACCATCAAAAAACTATCTGAGCACTACCAAGATGATGTTGGTTTGTTCGCACCGCTTCTGCTCAACATAATCGAACTCGCTCCAGGAGAAGCTATGTTCCTTCATGCAGAAACGCCACATGCGTATCTGTCAGGCACGGCATTAGAGATCATGGCTAACTCAGACAACGTTTTACGCGCAGGATTGACTTCCAAGCACATAGATACAGTAGAGTTACTCAACAATGTAACCTTTACTAGCACGCCAACATCCAGTTTGATTCTGGCGCCGGTGGAAAAGGCATCAAGGTTGAGCTATCCAGTTCCAGTCGATGACTTTTGCTTCGATATTGTCAGTTCAACTGAGAGTGCCCAAACTCTCTATGTAAGAAGTGCAGAAGTTCTTTTTTGCCTTGACGGCGAAGTGCTGATAGAGACTCCACAGAGCAGCATATCTTTGATCAAAGGCGAGTCTGCATTCATTTCTAACGATTCTCTGTGTTACAAACTTAGTCAAACAGGGACTCTTGCTAGAGCATATAACTAA
- a CDS encoding phytanoyl-CoA dioxygenase family protein, producing the protein MTQIAQTHLNALGADLELSPQMIYELDTLGFTVIHNVVDEDWLEEMRRTIDMLVEREGENLAIEHHQEEGVTRVANLINKGTVWEKVWAHPLALAACKHIFGGAFKISSLNAREAHPDCGHQPLHADWKKPRPDFPKVHLVNSIWAIDDLTRENGAPRIIPGTHLRPELPEEVLEDVEGAHPDEIYLECPAGSVMIFNAHTWHGGTINYAGTRRRVLHGLYIDRDDAAQQDQQKWLTEHTASRLTPAQKWLLDVE; encoded by the coding sequence ATGACACAAATCGCTCAAACGCATTTAAACGCGCTCGGTGCAGATCTTGAACTGTCTCCACAGATGATCTACGAGCTAGACACCCTAGGTTTCACCGTCATTCACAACGTAGTCGATGAAGATTGGCTTGAAGAGATGCGTCGAACTATCGACATGCTCGTTGAACGAGAAGGCGAAAACTTGGCGATCGAACATCACCAAGAGGAAGGCGTAACAAGAGTCGCGAACCTGATCAATAAAGGCACCGTGTGGGAAAAGGTCTGGGCACACCCGCTTGCTCTCGCTGCCTGTAAACACATCTTTGGTGGCGCTTTTAAAATATCTAGCCTCAACGCGCGCGAAGCGCATCCTGACTGTGGTCATCAACCGCTGCATGCTGATTGGAAGAAACCACGTCCTGACTTTCCTAAAGTTCACTTAGTTAACTCTATTTGGGCGATTGACGACCTAACTCGTGAGAATGGTGCACCGCGAATTATCCCCGGCACTCACCTACGACCAGAGTTACCTGAAGAGGTCTTGGAAGATGTCGAAGGGGCCCATCCAGACGAAATCTATCTAGAGTGCCCAGCGGGCAGCGTGATGATTTTCAACGCTCACACCTGGCATGGTGGAACCATAAACTATGCGGGAACACGCCGCAGAGTGCTGCATGGTTTGTATATCGACCGTGATGATGCAGCACAACAAGACCAGCAAAAATGGCTCACGGAGCATACCGCTAGCCGCTTAACTCCAGCTCAAAAATGGCTACTGGATGTAGAGTAA
- a CDS encoding helix-turn-helix domain-containing protein: MLDKTYLLEALEYYAKQTEAISDVYFAGNLPKPPPLAYQVHFPRVEMVLVGELDMEVGNSMGVDTQYTLKQGGVLYLPAESWNKPLWNKPVVTLTVMAGKQSFGMSLLSWDGEQFDSAIKESVLRRGPRIGTFILNAIEELIKQPESQGTKRLLVGSLFSHILDLIERPVETPSKSHALFEAVREHLEQHYHESLTRESVAQHFYVSPNYLSQLFQKEGQLKFNEYLNHVRLERAKYLLIEYDMKVKEVAHRCGFKDSNYFCRVFRNQTARSPSEYRAQYLSTSPTPAD; encoded by the coding sequence ATGCTAGACAAAACATATTTACTAGAAGCACTTGAATATTATGCGAAACAGACGGAAGCGATCAGCGATGTCTACTTTGCTGGCAATCTGCCCAAACCTCCGCCTTTGGCTTATCAGGTTCACTTTCCTCGTGTAGAAATGGTGTTGGTGGGCGAGTTGGATATGGAAGTAGGCAATAGCATGGGTGTTGATACTCAGTACACGCTAAAACAGGGTGGTGTGTTGTACCTACCCGCAGAAAGCTGGAATAAGCCTTTGTGGAACAAGCCTGTCGTGACTCTAACGGTAATGGCGGGCAAGCAGAGCTTTGGTATGAGTTTATTGAGTTGGGATGGTGAACAATTTGACTCAGCGATCAAAGAGAGTGTCCTTCGTCGCGGCCCTCGTATCGGTACCTTTATCCTTAATGCTATCGAAGAGTTGATCAAGCAACCCGAAAGTCAGGGCACTAAGCGTTTATTGGTGGGTTCACTGTTTAGCCATATTCTTGATCTGATTGAACGCCCGGTTGAGACACCATCTAAAAGCCATGCGCTATTTGAAGCGGTGAGGGAACATCTTGAGCAACACTATCATGAGTCTTTGACGCGTGAGTCGGTGGCTCAGCATTTTTATGTCTCACCGAACTATTTGTCTCAGTTGTTTCAGAAAGAGGGGCAACTTAAGTTCAACGAATATTTAAACCATGTCCGTTTAGAGCGCGCCAAGTACTTGTTGATTGAATACGATATGAAGGTGAAAGAGGTCGCGCATCGCTGCGGGTTTAAGGATAGTAACTATTTTTGTCGAGTGTTTAGAAATCAAACTGCACGCTCACCGTCGGAGTATCGCGCGCAGTATCTAAGTACAAGTCCCACGCCTGCAGATTAG
- a CDS encoding PTS fructose transporter subunit IIB: protein MKIVGVTACISGVAHTYMAAEALEKACKKAGYKISVETQGALGSENQLDESDIAEADVAVIIADINIDGVERFSQTRIVRCSIAHFLKNSIEVLQAIEKIRNAPPNAELIL, encoded by the coding sequence ATGAAAATCGTTGGAGTTACTGCGTGCATCAGTGGCGTAGCACACACCTACATGGCTGCCGAAGCACTAGAAAAAGCCTGTAAAAAAGCGGGATATAAGATCTCAGTTGAAACTCAAGGAGCACTGGGTAGCGAGAACCAACTTGATGAGTCTGATATCGCAGAAGCCGATGTTGCGGTCATTATTGCCGATATCAATATTGACGGTGTCGAACGATTCAGCCAAACACGGATTGTGCGTTGTTCCATTGCGCATTTTTTGAAAAATAGCATCGAAGTCCTTCAGGCGATTGAAAAAATACGCAACGCACCACCTAATGCAGAGCTTATCCTCTAA
- a CDS encoding SDR family oxidoreductase, whose amino-acid sequence MTKKILITGANGFFGTRFINRYQGEFEILGLDVEQLDITDNQAVVATFADFQPDYVIHAAAIAVTDFCNKHPDVAHKVNVQGAINVAKACKEHGAKLVFISTEQVFNGNPEKGPYSELDQPVPDTVYGQNKLEAEKELASILDEMWVLRFTWLFGLPERNTTINPNVVWNTLQALINGQVMQERRNEFRGLTYVHELIEQFPKIFTIPYGTYHTGAHNPASRYEIAEHILTELGQQERLNELLEAADAPKTRDVRLDTSKLADQGVAFTESKEAITQCLKEFYFV is encoded by the coding sequence ATGACTAAGAAAATACTCATTACTGGCGCAAACGGCTTCTTCGGCACTCGTTTTATTAACCGCTACCAAGGCGAGTTTGAAATCCTTGGCCTAGACGTTGAACAGCTCGATATCACAGACAACCAAGCGGTTGTCGCTACTTTTGCTGACTTCCAACCAGATTACGTAATCCACGCTGCGGCGATTGCGGTGACAGACTTCTGTAACAAACATCCTGATGTCGCACACAAGGTCAATGTTCAAGGCGCGATCAACGTAGCAAAAGCGTGTAAAGAGCACGGTGCCAAACTGGTGTTTATCTCTACAGAGCAAGTGTTTAACGGTAACCCCGAGAAAGGTCCATACAGCGAATTAGACCAACCAGTGCCAGATACCGTGTACGGTCAGAACAAACTAGAGGCAGAGAAGGAGCTAGCAAGTATTCTCGACGAGATGTGGGTACTGCGCTTTACCTGGCTATTTGGCCTTCCTGAACGTAACACAACCATCAACCCGAACGTGGTTTGGAACACACTACAAGCGCTAATTAACGGGCAGGTGATGCAAGAACGTCGCAATGAATTCCGTGGTCTAACTTACGTACACGAGCTTATCGAGCAGTTCCCGAAGATCTTCACGATTCCTTACGGTACCTACCACACAGGTGCACATAACCCAGCAAGCCGTTATGAGATTGCAGAGCACATTCTCACAGAGCTAGGCCAACAAGAGCGCTTAAATGAACTGTTAGAAGCCGCGGATGCACCCAAAACACGTGATGTACGTTTAGACACAAGCAAACTCGCCGACCAAGGGGTAGCCTTTACCGAGAGTAAAGAGGCAATTACCCAGTGCTTGAAAGAATTTTACTTTGTTTAA
- a CDS encoding methyltransferase family protein, translated as MQALETKIPPVALFVLFIVAINQISHEFLAFRYPLPLSNMVFLLCFVASGVVGLAGIIEFRRAKTTVNPVKVHSASTVVDSGIFAYSRNPMYLGLFLLIFGFAYWQQNILSIAFSFGFVLYMNRFQIQPEERALETLFGVEYKDYKQRVRRWI; from the coding sequence ATGCAAGCACTTGAGACAAAAATCCCGCCGGTGGCACTGTTTGTGTTGTTTATTGTCGCAATCAATCAAATTAGCCACGAATTCTTGGCATTTCGCTACCCGTTACCATTGAGCAATATGGTATTTCTGCTCTGCTTTGTCGCCTCCGGTGTGGTAGGGCTAGCAGGGATCATAGAGTTTCGCCGCGCCAAAACCACAGTGAATCCGGTGAAAGTCCACTCGGCCTCAACCGTCGTCGATAGCGGCATTTTTGCCTACTCACGTAATCCAATGTATTTGGGGCTATTTTTGCTTATTTTTGGCTTTGCGTACTGGCAACAGAATATCTTGTCGATTGCTTTCAGTTTTGGTTTTGTGCTGTACATGAACCGTTTCCAAATCCAACCCGAAGAGCGAGCGCTGGAAACGTTATTCGGTGTTGAGTACAAAGATTACAAACAGCGAGTGAGGCGCTGGATATAA
- a CDS encoding PTS fructose-like transporter subunit IIB: MTSIVAVTACPSGVAHTYMAAEAIDAAAKAKGWTCEVETQGSIGIENELTAAAIEAADVVILTKDIDIKNSERFEGKTVVSIGVSDAVKRAAAVMDKIEAHLANVTA; this comes from the coding sequence ATGACTAGTATCGTAGCAGTAACAGCGTGCCCATCAGGTGTAGCACATACGTACATGGCAGCAGAAGCGATCGACGCAGCAGCAAAAGCAAAAGGCTGGACATGTGAAGTGGAAACTCAAGGCTCTATCGGTATCGAAAACGAATTGACTGCTGCAGCCATTGAAGCCGCTGACGTGGTTATCTTAACTAAAGACATAGACATCAAAAATAGCGAACGCTTTGAAGGTAAGACAGTGGTGAGTATCGGTGTTAGCGACGCAGTTAAGCGAGCTGCAGCAGTAATGGATAAGATTGAAGCTCATCTAGCAAATGTAACGGCTTAA